One stretch of Thalassovita sp. DNA includes these proteins:
- a CDS encoding 16S rRNA (uracil(1498)-N(3))-methyltransferase, which produces MSIKIRLYVDHPLGPGQSVPLDQGQAHYLFGVMRQKVGAELALFNGVDGEWRARVEQAGKRGGELSCVEQTRPLQMPPDLWLLFAPIKKARTDFIVEKAAEMGAARILPVQTEFTNSERIRQDRLQDHAVQAAQQCGGTYVPEVCDLQRLDRVLADWPADRQLVFCDEAEVGAGKALGEAEKTGGDKWAILIGPEGGFSEGERKRLHALPFAHVISLGPRILRADTAAVAALTVWQQHLGDW; this is translated from the coding sequence ATGAGCATCAAAATCCGTCTTTATGTAGATCATCCCTTGGGGCCGGGGCAATCGGTTCCCTTGGACCAGGGGCAGGCCCATTACCTGTTTGGCGTGATGCGCCAGAAGGTGGGGGCGGAACTGGCGCTGTTTAATGGCGTTGACGGCGAATGGCGCGCGCGGGTGGAACAGGCGGGCAAACGCGGTGGTGAGCTGAGCTGCGTTGAACAAACCCGCCCGTTGCAGATGCCGCCGGACCTGTGGCTGCTGTTTGCCCCGATCAAAAAGGCGCGCACGGATTTCATCGTCGAAAAGGCGGCTGAAATGGGCGCAGCGCGGATCCTGCCTGTCCAGACGGAGTTCACCAATTCCGAACGGATCCGCCAGGACCGGCTACAGGATCACGCGGTGCAGGCGGCGCAGCAATGCGGCGGCACCTATGTGCCTGAGGTGTGCGATTTGCAGCGGCTGGACCGGGTGCTCGCCGATTGGCCCGCGGATCGACAGCTGGTCTTTTGTGACGAAGCTGAGGTCGGCGCCGGCAAGGCGCTGGGCGAGGCAGAGAAAACCGGCGGTGACAAATGGGCCATCCTGATCGGTCCCGAAGGTGGCTTTTCCGAAGGCGAGCGTAAACGCCTGCACGCGTTGCCCTTTGCCCATGTGATCAGCCTGGGCCCGCGTATTCTACGCGCAGATACGGCGGCGGTTGCAGCTTTGACCGTTTGGCAGCAGCATCTCGGGGATTGGTAA
- the ubiA gene encoding 4-hydroxybenzoate octaprenyltransferase has product MPDHPHMPEPKGQVSDAVTGNWVDHLAPAWSRPYLRLSRADRPIGTWLLLLPCWWGLLLAMLHDGQARWHDLWIFVGCAIGAFLMRGAGCTWNDITDRKFDAAVERTRSRPIPSAQVSVRQALVWMALQCLISLAILLSFNLAAIIAGFVSVVPVAIYPFAKRFTWWPQVFLGVAFNWGALLVWIAHTGSLHPAAIVLYLSGIAWTLFYDTIYAHQDKEDDALIGVKSTARLFAEETPKWLKRFLILSVLLMAGAVVLAMTGGQDTPFAILVALLAPWGFGAHMVWQMLRLDTENTAVCLQLFRSNRDTGLIPLLFFAGALLI; this is encoded by the coding sequence ATGCCCGACCACCCCCATATGCCAGAGCCTAAAGGCCAAGTTTCGGATGCTGTCACAGGCAATTGGGTGGATCATCTGGCCCCGGCCTGGAGCCGCCCCTATCTGCGGCTCAGCCGGGCGGATCGCCCAATCGGGACGTGGCTGTTGCTACTGCCCTGCTGGTGGGGGCTGTTGCTGGCGATGTTGCATGACGGTCAGGCACGCTGGCACGATCTGTGGATCTTTGTCGGCTGTGCCATTGGCGCGTTTTTGATGCGCGGTGCAGGCTGCACCTGGAATGACATCACCGACCGCAAGTTTGACGCCGCGGTGGAACGCACCCGGTCACGGCCCATCCCTTCAGCCCAGGTCTCGGTCCGTCAGGCACTGGTCTGGATGGCGCTGCAATGCCTGATTTCGCTGGCCATCCTGCTGAGCTTTAATCTGGCTGCGATCATCGCGGGTTTTGTCTCGGTCGTGCCGGTGGCGATCTATCCTTTTGCCAAACGGTTCACCTGGTGGCCGCAGGTGTTTCTGGGTGTCGCCTTTAACTGGGGTGCGCTGCTGGTTTGGATTGCCCATACCGGATCGCTGCATCCGGCGGCGATAGTCCTTTATCTCAGCGGCATCGCCTGGACGCTGTTCTATGACACGATCTATGCCCATCAGGACAAAGAGGATGACGCGCTGATCGGGGTGAAATCCACCGCCCGGCTGTTTGCCGAAGAAACCCCGAAATGGTTGAAACGGTTTTTGATCCTGTCGGTTCTGTTGATGGCCGGCGCGGTTGTGCTGGCGATGACGGGTGGGCAGGACACGCCCTTTGCCATTCTGGTGGCCCTGCTGGCACCCTGGGGGTTCGGGGCCCATATGGTCTGGCAAATGCTGCGGTTGGATACGGAAAACACAGCCGTTTGCCTGCAGCTTTTCCGCTCAAACCGCGACACAGGGCTGATCCCCTTGCTGTTTTTCGCCGGTGCGCTGCTGATTTGA
- a CDS encoding OmpA family protein: protein MRLSSYLLIAAPFGIAAALSVAAAGGIANIIEDSSELSIRNGLDDAGLTWAEVHADGLQVILTGTAPSEAQRFKAVSTAGGLVDAARVIDQMDVADSEALAPPRFSIEILRNDMGLSLIGLIPAGTDRAALIDAVRKITEDGKVSDLLQTADYPVPKGWDRSVGYAIDALRLLPRSKISIEAGKVSITAMTDSAEDQRMMERELTRKADMELVLNLSAPRPVLTPFTLRFLIEDGAARFDACSADSEAAAARILTAAKAAGLTSTAPSCTVGLGVPSPRWAEAAEKSIAALAEIGGGTVTFNDADVSLVAELGSDQARFDRVIGELENSLPPVFSLHSDLPQPVAAEEATEAPEFTATLSPEGQVQLRGRMGGELARNAVESFATARFGSASVHNAARLDEAVPANWSLRVLAGLEALSLLSNGVVIVGPDLITVSGNTGREDASARIAGFLAQKLGDTQRFDIKVTYLEKLDPIASLPSPEECEMRINDILKTRKITFEPGSDTPAASAQAVLDDIAAVLKECGDDIKFEIGGHTDSQGRESMNQALSQARAAAVLTGLRERRLLTAAYRAVGYGEAQPIADNDTEEGREANRRIEFKLIRPEASTPEGESTLDAVAADTPAAGASADNAADTTSDSTQQTEDTPATDAAAETTSEGN, encoded by the coding sequence ATGCGACTGTCTTCGTATCTACTTATTGCGGCCCCTTTCGGCATCGCCGCCGCCCTGAGCGTTGCTGCCGCCGGCGGGATCGCGAACATCATCGAAGACAGCTCTGAGCTGTCGATCCGCAACGGACTGGATGACGCTGGCCTGACCTGGGCCGAAGTGCACGCCGATGGGTTGCAGGTTATCCTCACCGGCACTGCCCCCTCAGAGGCGCAGCGGTTCAAAGCGGTTTCAACCGCCGGCGGGCTGGTCGATGCAGCCCGTGTCATCGACCAAATGGATGTTGCCGACAGTGAAGCGCTTGCTCCGCCACGTTTCTCAATTGAGATCCTGCGCAACGATATGGGGCTGTCGCTGATCGGATTGATTCCTGCCGGCACCGACCGCGCCGCCCTGATCGACGCGGTGCGCAAGATCACCGAAGATGGCAAAGTCTCCGACCTGTTGCAGACAGCCGATTACCCGGTGCCGAAAGGCTGGGACCGTTCGGTGGGTTACGCCATTGATGCGCTGCGCCTGCTGCCGCGTTCCAAAATCTCAATCGAGGCGGGCAAAGTTTCAATCACCGCGATGACCGACAGCGCCGAAGATCAGCGCATGATGGAACGTGAACTGACCCGCAAGGCGGATATGGAGTTGGTGCTGAACCTCTCAGCCCCGCGCCCGGTTCTGACCCCCTTCACCCTGCGGTTCCTAATTGAGGATGGCGCTGCGCGGTTTGATGCCTGTTCCGCAGACAGCGAAGCTGCCGCCGCGCGTATCCTGACCGCCGCGAAGGCCGCAGGTCTGACCAGCACCGCGCCCAGCTGCACGGTTGGCCTTGGCGTGCCCTCCCCCCGTTGGGCTGAGGCGGCCGAAAAATCCATCGCAGCTTTGGCCGAAATTGGCGGTGGCACGGTCACCTTCAACGATGCTGACGTCTCCCTCGTGGCCGAACTTGGCAGCGATCAGGCGCGGTTTGACCGGGTGATCGGCGAATTGGAAAACAGCCTGCCGCCTGTCTTCTCACTGCATTCTGACCTGCCCCAGCCGGTGGCTGCAGAAGAGGCCACCGAAGCGCCCGAATTCACAGCCACGCTTTCCCCTGAGGGGCAGGTGCAACTGCGTGGGCGCATGGGCGGCGAACTGGCCCGCAACGCGGTCGAAAGCTTTGCCACTGCCCGTTTTGGCAGCGCCAGCGTGCATAACGCGGCCCGACTGGATGAGGCGGTGCCGGCCAACTGGTCGCTACGCGTTCTGGCCGGTCTTGAGGCATTGTCACTGCTGTCAAACGGTGTGGTGATCGTGGGCCCTGACCTGATCACCGTTTCTGGCAACACGGGTCGCGAAGATGCTTCGGCCCGGATTGCAGGTTTTCTGGCGCAGAAACTGGGGGACACGCAGCGCTTTGATATCAAGGTCACCTATCTGGAAAAACTGGACCCGATCGCCTCCCTCCCCTCGCCCGAGGAATGTGAGATGCGGATCAACGATATCCTGAAAACCCGCAAAATCACCTTTGAGCCCGGCTCGGACACCCCGGCCGCCTCCGCCCAGGCAGTACTGGATGATATCGCCGCTGTGCTGAAGGAATGTGGTGACGACATCAAGTTTGAGATCGGTGGCCACACCGACAGTCAGGGCCGCGAAAGCATGAACCAGGCGCTCAGCCAGGCCCGTGCCGCTGCGGTACTCACCGGTCTGCGCGAACGCCGCCTGCTGACCGCCGCCTACCGCGCCGTCGGCTATGGTGAGGCGCAGCCGATTGCCGACAACGACACCGAAGAAGGCCGCGAAGCCAACCGGCGGATTGAGTTCAAGCTGATCCGGCCCGAAGCCAGCACGCCCGAAGGTGAAAGCACGCTGGATGCGGTCGCCGCCGACACCCCTGCTGCGGGCGCAAGCGCTGACAACGCTGCAGACACCACTTCTGACAGCACGCAACAAACAGAAGACACCCCGGCCACGGACGCGGCCGCTGAGACGACAAGCGAAGGGAACTGA
- the hpaR gene encoding homoprotocatechuate degradation operon regulator HpaR, with protein METEATLPPLTHRSLPIALLRAREKVMGPIRQMLTDAGVTEQQWRVLRVLEERGVLDPTEIAEHSCLLLPSLTRILQTLQGKGMITREPHPTDRRKQQIRITDAGRQLILDNLQESRRLNAWLKNSMGEEKLEQLLDLLNELDGLERGEGE; from the coding sequence ATGGAAACTGAAGCCACCCTGCCACCCCTGACCCACCGCTCCTTGCCAATCGCGCTGTTGCGGGCCCGAGAGAAGGTCATGGGGCCAATCCGTCAGATGCTGACCGATGCCGGTGTAACGGAACAGCAGTGGCGGGTTTTGCGGGTGCTGGAAGAACGCGGCGTGCTGGACCCGACGGAGATTGCAGAACATTCCTGCCTGTTGCTGCCGTCGCTGACGCGGATCCTGCAGACCCTGCAAGGCAAGGGTATGATCACCCGTGAACCGCACCCAACCGACCGGCGCAAACAACAGATCCGCATCACCGATGCCGGGCGCCAGCTGATTCTAGACAACCTGCAGGAAAGCCGCCGTCTGAACGCCTGGCTGAAAAACAGCATGGGCGAAGAAAAGCTGGAGCAGCTGCTGGACCTGCTGAACGAACTGGACGGGTTGGAGCGCGGCGAGGGCGAGTGA
- a CDS encoding FAD-binding oxidoreductase, with product MINELAALVGEANVMQGEDMARWSSDWTGAYRFSPLAVVRPGSTAEVAAVVKWANETGTTIVPVSGNTGLAGGTRADGAVMLSLDRMNQIRDLRPEARVAIVEAGVILSNLHDAADAVDMIFPLTFGAKGSAMIGGCLSTNAGGSNVLRYGNTRDLVLGIEAVMPTGKVVEIMSELHKDNSGYNLKHLLIGAEGTLGIITAAVLKLHPKPGAYATAMVATPSLDEALVLLNRLQEATGGAVEAFEYMPRRHIEVHQQISPSAREPFETPQDINILVEVGATAPRDCTVGEDGQTPIAAYLEETLMGMFEEGMLLDAVVAQSEAQRQEMWERREASAEIAMSRKPFIANDIAVPLDKVAPFLKTMAQRLPELDPAAEEIVVAHLGDGNVHYTVWQSSEDAALRDSIMEAVEDVALSFGGSFSAEHGIGTSKLPSMQRRKNPAAIAAMKAIKAALDPKGILNPGKLLP from the coding sequence ATGATCAATGAGCTAGCAGCGCTGGTGGGCGAAGCAAATGTGATGCAGGGCGAAGACATGGCGCGTTGGTCCAGTGACTGGACCGGGGCCTATCGATTCAGCCCGCTGGCCGTTGTGCGCCCCGGCTCCACCGCCGAGGTCGCTGCCGTCGTGAAATGGGCCAATGAAACCGGCACAACGATTGTCCCGGTGTCCGGCAACACGGGTCTGGCCGGTGGCACCCGCGCAGATGGTGCCGTGATGCTGTCCCTTGACCGGATGAACCAGATCCGGGATCTGCGCCCTGAGGCCCGGGTGGCGATTGTGGAGGCCGGGGTGATCCTGTCCAACCTGCATGATGCGGCGGATGCAGTCGATATGATCTTCCCGCTGACCTTTGGCGCCAAAGGTTCAGCCATGATCGGGGGCTGCCTGTCGACCAATGCCGGGGGTTCGAACGTGCTGCGCTATGGCAATACGCGGGATCTGGTGCTGGGGATTGAGGCCGTGATGCCCACCGGAAAGGTGGTTGAGATCATGAGCGAACTGCACAAGGACAACTCGGGCTATAATCTCAAACACTTGCTGATCGGCGCCGAGGGCACGCTGGGTATCATCACCGCCGCGGTGCTGAAACTGCACCCGAAACCCGGCGCCTATGCCACCGCGATGGTGGCCACCCCGTCGCTGGATGAGGCGCTGGTGCTGTTGAACCGCCTGCAAGAGGCCACAGGTGGTGCTGTTGAGGCCTTTGAATACATGCCCCGCCGTCACATTGAGGTGCATCAGCAGATCAGCCCAAGTGCCCGCGAACCCTTTGAGACGCCGCAAGACATCAACATTCTGGTCGAAGTGGGCGCCACTGCCCCGCGTGACTGCACGGTGGGCGAGGACGGCCAAACCCCAATCGCGGCCTATCTGGAGGAAACCCTGATGGGCATGTTCGAAGAGGGCATGCTGCTGGATGCCGTGGTTGCGCAGAGTGAGGCGCAGCGTCAGGAAATGTGGGAACGGCGCGAGGCCTCGGCAGAGATCGCGATGTCGCGCAAACCCTTTATCGCCAATGACATCGCTGTGCCGTTGGACAAGGTGGCGCCGTTCCTCAAAACGATGGCGCAGCGTCTGCCGGAACTGGACCCGGCGGCCGAGGAAATTGTGGTGGCCCATCTGGGCGACGGCAATGTGCACTATACCGTCTGGCAGTCGTCCGAAGATGCCGCATTGCGTGACAGCATCATGGAAGCGGTCGAAGATGTGGCGCTGAGCTTTGGCGGGTCCTTCTCGGCCGAGCATGGCATTGGCACCTCCAAGCTGCCGTCGATGCAACGGCGCAAGAACCCTGCTGCGATTGCCGCGATGAAGGCGATCAAGGCGGCGCTTGATCCCAAGGGGATTTTGAACCCCGGCAAGCTGTTGCCGTGA
- a CDS encoding flavin-dependent oxidoreductase, with translation MTQPLVMIAGGGIGGLSVALTLTQIGVPCVVFEAVPELKPLGVGINLQPNAVRELYDLGIGAEDLDQVGVPTKEWALVGRNGNDIYAEPRGLLAGYNWPQYAVHRGEFHMLLYRKLVERAGEGVVRLGQRVVGYENNADGSVTAIIEQRDGTTLRETGTLLIGSDGIHSRVRAQMHPDQPPIQWGGIVMWRGTTLAKPHRTGSSFLGLGSDKHRMVIYPISYPDPATGLAWINWIAEITLEDTEGYDVSSWFRQAQLDEFKHHFDGWTYDWMDVPALLNGSTVAYENPMIDRDPVPYWVDGAACLMGDAAHAMYPTGSNGASQAVIDARELGIAMLEHGVTRAAVQAFNDKLCGPVSELILRNRGAGPFGLLNMVEDRCGGEFDDIDTVIPAAERAEFMAKYKSAAGFAIETLNNAPRMIAEGARVKL, from the coding sequence ATGACCCAACCCCTTGTGATGATTGCCGGTGGCGGCATCGGCGGCCTGTCTGTTGCGCTGACCCTCACGCAGATCGGTGTGCCCTGCGTGGTGTTTGAGGCGGTGCCTGAGTTGAAGCCGCTGGGCGTCGGCATCAACCTGCAACCCAACGCGGTGCGTGAGCTTTATGATCTGGGTATCGGCGCCGAGGATCTGGATCAGGTCGGCGTGCCCACCAAGGAATGGGCGCTGGTTGGCCGCAACGGCAATGACATCTACGCCGAACCACGCGGTCTGCTGGCTGGTTACAACTGGCCGCAATACGCGGTGCATCGCGGCGAATTTCACATGTTGCTTTACCGCAAACTGGTCGAACGTGCGGGCGAAGGTGTCGTGCGGCTGGGCCAGCGGGTTGTGGGCTATGAAAACAACGCAGACGGATCGGTCACTGCGATCATCGAACAGCGCGATGGCACGACCTTGCGCGAAACGGGCACCTTGCTGATCGGCTCTGACGGTATTCACTCCCGCGTGCGGGCGCAGATGCATCCCGACCAGCCGCCAATCCAATGGGGCGGCATTGTCATGTGGCGCGGCACCACTTTGGCGAAACCACATCGCACCGGATCGTCCTTCCTTGGGCTTGGCAGTGACAAACACCGGATGGTGATCTACCCGATCTCCTACCCTGATCCTGCCACCGGTCTGGCCTGGATCAACTGGATCGCCGAGATCACGCTTGAGGACACTGAAGGCTATGACGTCTCCAGCTGGTTCCGTCAGGCGCAGCTTGATGAGTTCAAACACCATTTCGACGGTTGGACCTATGACTGGATGGATGTGCCGGCGCTGCTGAATGGCTCCACCGTGGCCTATGAAAACCCGATGATTGACCGCGATCCGGTGCCCTACTGGGTGGATGGCGCGGCCTGTCTGATGGGGGACGCGGCCCATGCGATGTATCCAACGGGCTCAAACGGCGCCAGTCAGGCGGTGATTGATGCGCGCGAACTGGGTATTGCGATGCTGGAACATGGGGTAACACGGGCAGCAGTGCAGGCGTTTAATGATAAACTCTGCGGTCCGGTGTCAGAGCTGATCCTGCGCAATCGCGGTGCTGGTCCCTTTGGCCTGCTGAATATGGTGGAGGACCGCTGCGGCGGCGAATTTGACGATATCGACACGGTGATCCCAGCCGCCGAGCGGGCCGAGTTCATGGCCAAATACAAATCCGCCGCAGGCTTTGCGATTGAGACGCTGAACAATGCGCCCCGCATGATTGCCGAAGGGGCGCGGGTGAAACTGTAA
- the hemC gene encoding hydroxymethylbilane synthase has protein sequence MTLTLPTPASPLKIGTRGSPLALAQAYETRDRLMAAYDLPEAAFEVVVIKTTGDDMALIKTDTPLKTLGGKGLFTKEIEQSMLDGGIDIAVHSTKDMPVEQPKGLVLDTFLPREDVRDAFVSLKYESLQDLPEGAVVGSSSLRRRAQLLNRFPHLKVVEFRGNVQTRLKKLEDDVAEATFLAKAGLNRLGKADVARSAIDPEDMLPAIAQGTIGIERRENDDRAGEMLAALHHVETGQRLAAERAFLAALDGSCETPIAGLATLEGGQLRLRGEVLRPDGSEVIRDERTCAISDGAALGKAMAKDMLAQAGPDFFSWRG, from the coding sequence ATGACTTTGACATTGCCCACCCCCGCATCGCCCTTGAAAATTGGCACCCGAGGCTCGCCACTGGCACTGGCGCAGGCCTATGAGACCCGCGATCGCCTGATGGCGGCTTATGACCTGCCTGAGGCGGCCTTTGAGGTGGTGGTGATCAAAACCACCGGCGATGACATGGCGCTGATCAAAACGGATACGCCGTTGAAAACGCTGGGCGGCAAGGGGTTGTTCACCAAAGAGATTGAGCAATCCATGCTGGATGGTGGCATCGACATTGCGGTGCACTCGACCAAGGATATGCCGGTGGAACAGCCCAAAGGGCTGGTGCTGGACACTTTCCTGCCGCGTGAAGACGTGCGCGATGCTTTTGTTTCGCTGAAATATGAAAGCCTGCAGGATCTGCCTGAGGGCGCGGTTGTCGGCTCTTCTTCGCTGCGCCGTCGTGCCCAGCTGCTGAACCGCTTCCCACATCTGAAAGTGGTGGAGTTCCGTGGCAACGTGCAGACCCGTCTGAAAAAACTGGAGGATGACGTGGCGGAGGCGACCTTCCTTGCCAAGGCGGGTCTGAACCGGCTGGGCAAGGCGGATGTAGCGCGGTCCGCCATTGATCCTGAGGATATGCTGCCCGCCATCGCGCAGGGCACCATCGGGATCGAACGGCGTGAGAATGATGACCGTGCGGGCGAAATGCTGGCGGCATTGCATCACGTAGAAACCGGCCAGCGTCTGGCGGCCGAGCGCGCGTTCCTGGCGGCATTGGACGGCTCCTGCGAAACCCCGATTGCGGGTCTGGCGACTTTGGAAGGTGGTCAGCTGCGGTTGCGTGGCGAGGTGCTGCGCCCTGACGGGTCCGAGGTGATCCGGGATGAGCGTACCTGCGCCATCTCCGACGGGGCGGCGCTGGGCAAGGCGATGGCCAAGGATATGCTGGCGCAGGCGGGGCCGGATTTCTTCAGCTGGCGCGGTTAA
- the hemE gene encoding uroporphyrinogen decarboxylase, protein MSEPHVPQKKILRALAGETLPTPPIWMMRQAGRYLPEYRATRAQAGDFLSLCYNSELAAEVTLQPIRRYGFDAAILFADILLLPQALGADLWFVTGEGPRLSITTTADQLAALKGKDDIHEVLNPVYDTVSILSRELPAETTLIGFAGAPWTVATYMIAGRGTKDQGPAHALKDENRAVFEGLLDLLTEGTIEYLSKQIEAGAEVVKLFDSWAGSLKGADFQKYALEPAKRIIAAIKERHPGVPVIAFPREAGDGYIGFAMATGADCVAVDNSVSAEWVAEHVQVDGCVQGNLASRHMVTGGQDLIDDTRRIVKALGNGPHIFNLGHGITPDADPENVQLMIDTVRNG, encoded by the coding sequence ATGTCCGAGCCACACGTACCGCAAAAGAAAATCCTGCGCGCCCTTGCGGGCGAAACCCTGCCCACGCCGCCGATCTGGATGATGCGTCAGGCAGGCCGCTATCTGCCCGAATACCGCGCCACCCGCGCTCAGGCCGGTGACTTCCTGTCGCTGTGCTACAACAGCGAACTGGCCGCTGAGGTGACTCTGCAGCCGATCCGCCGCTATGGCTTTGATGCGGCAATCCTGTTTGCCGACATCCTGCTGTTGCCGCAGGCCCTAGGCGCGGATCTGTGGTTCGTAACCGGTGAGGGCCCGCGCCTGTCGATCACCACCACCGCCGATCAACTGGCCGCGCTGAAGGGCAAGGATGACATTCATGAAGTGCTGAACCCGGTGTATGACACCGTGTCGATCCTCAGCCGCGAATTGCCCGCTGAGACCACGCTGATTGGTTTTGCCGGCGCGCCCTGGACCGTGGCCACCTATATGATCGCCGGTCGCGGCACTAAGGATCAGGGCCCCGCCCATGCGCTGAAGGATGAAAACCGCGCCGTTTTCGAAGGTCTCTTGGACCTGCTGACCGAAGGCACCATCGAGTATCTGTCCAAACAGATTGAGGCCGGCGCCGAAGTGGTGAAGCTGTTTGACAGCTGGGCCGGGTCGCTGAAAGGCGCGGACTTCCAGAAATACGCGCTGGAGCCTGCAAAACGCATCATTGCCGCCATCAAGGAACGCCACCCCGGTGTGCCCGTGATTGCCTTCCCGCGCGAAGCAGGCGACGGCTACATCGGCTTTGCCATGGCCACCGGCGCGGATTGTGTCGCCGTCGACAACTCGGTTTCGGCCGAATGGGTTGCGGAACATGTGCAGGTGGATGGCTGTGTTCAGGGCAACCTGGCCTCACGCCATATGGTGACCGGCGGGCAGGACCTGATCGATGACACCCGCCGCATTGTGAAGGCGCTTGGCAACGGGCCGCATATTTTCAACCTCGGCCACGGCATCACACCGGATGCCGATCCCGAAAACGTGCAGCTGATGATCGACACAGTGCGCAACGGGTAG
- a CDS encoding DUF2938 family protein codes for MITLQEAEQMEELLGYGAALGIVATITMDVWEWAEARLLGLPRRNYAMLGRWLGHMTRGKFRHDTIGQAAQIRGEAALGQVAHYAVGVQFGIAFLAITGPSWLAQPGPFAALAFGAVTVVMPLCVMQPAFGLGFAAAKLPHPWAARVRSLVGHLSFGLGLYLAGLLLRWIA; via the coding sequence TTGATCACTTTGCAAGAGGCAGAACAGATGGAAGAGCTTTTGGGATATGGTGCGGCACTCGGGATTGTGGCGACCATCACGATGGATGTCTGGGAATGGGCAGAGGCCCGGCTGTTGGGGTTGCCGCGGCGCAATTATGCGATGTTGGGCCGTTGGTTGGGTCACATGACACGAGGCAAGTTCCGGCATGACACCATCGGTCAGGCGGCGCAGATACGAGGTGAGGCAGCGCTGGGGCAGGTTGCGCATTATGCCGTGGGGGTGCAGTTTGGGATCGCGTTTCTGGCGATTACCGGCCCCAGCTGGCTGGCGCAGCCCGGGCCGTTTGCGGCTTTGGCCTTTGGGGCTGTGACAGTGGTGATGCCGCTGTGTGTGATGCAGCCCGCCTTTGGCCTCGGCTTTGCCGCCGCAAAGCTGCCCCACCCCTGGGCGGCGCGGGTGCGTAGCCTGGTTGGTCACCTCAGCTTTGGTCTGGGTCTTTATCTGGCGGGCCTTTTGCTGCGCTGGATTGCCTAA
- a CDS encoding helix-turn-helix domain-containing protein has protein sequence MTQAKTLLETSALARHSGLPASTLRYYEERGLIHSVGRHGLQRLFAASTADRLQLISAGRAAGFSLDDLQQMFGPGDAPKIDRQALRDQAQVLDQQIRRLTALRDGLTHAASCREDDPMQCGKFRRLLKLASDRFSAR, from the coding sequence ATGACACAGGCAAAGACCCTTCTTGAGACCTCGGCCCTTGCGAGGCATTCGGGGCTGCCGGCCTCCACCCTGCGCTATTATGAGGAACGCGGCTTGATCCACTCGGTCGGGCGGCACGGGTTGCAACGGCTGTTTGCCGCCTCCACAGCTGATCGCCTGCAGCTGATCAGCGCGGGCCGTGCCGCGGGGTTCAGTCTGGACGACTTGCAACAAATGTTTGGTCCCGGCGATGCACCCAAGATCGACCGGCAGGCCTTACGCGATCAGGCGCAGGTGCTGGATCAGCAGATTCGCCGATTGACGGCCCTGCGCGATGGGCTGACCCACGCCGCAAGCTGCCGCGAAGACGACCCGATGCAATGTGGCAAGTTTCGCCGCCTGCTCAAACTGGCAAGCGACAGGTTCTCAGCGCGTTAA